GTCGTTCAGCGCGCGTAAATCGGCGTCCGTGAGCGTCAGATGCACCGCCTCGACAAGGCTCTCCAACTGTTCGACGGATGTCGCGCTGGCAATTGGCGCGGTGATGCTGGAACGCGCGATCAGCCACGCGAGTGCCACCGAAGCCGGCGTGCTGCCGTGCCGCCCTGCCACTTCTTCGAGTGCATCGAGAATCGCGAAGCCGCGCTCGTTCAGATACGCCTCGACCTTGCGGCCGCGCGCGCTCTTCGACAGATCGTCGCGCGAACGATACTTGCCCGACAGGAACCCGCTCGCGAGGCTGTAGTAGCAGACGACGCCCAGACGTTCGGCGAGTGCGATCGGCTCGAGGTCGGTTTCGTAAGCGGCGCGGTCGTACAGGTTGTACTCCGGCTGGATCACCTGATACTGCGGCAGGCCGTTGTCGCGCGCGATCTGCAGCGCTTCCTGCAGACGCGCTCCGCCATAATTCGACGCGCCGATCACCCGCACCTTGCCCGCTTCGATCAGCTGCTGGTACGCGCCGAGCGTCTCCGCCAGCGGCGCCTCCTCGTCGTCGAGATGCGAAAAGTAGACGTCGATGTAGTCCGTCTGCAGGCGTCGCAGCGAATCTTCGACGGCCGCGCGAATGTTGCCCGCCGACAGCCCCTTGCGATTTCCCAGCATGCCGACCTTCGTCGACAGCACGATCCTGTCGCGCTTGCCCGACTTCGCGAACCACTTGCCGATGATCGTTTCCGATTCGCCGCCTTGATTGCCCGGCACCCATGCCGAATAGACGTCGGCGGTATCGATGAAATTCAGGCCCGCGTCGGCGAATGCGTCGAGGATCGAAAACGACGTGGCTTCGTCGGCCGTCCAGCCGAATACATTGCCGCCGAACATCAGCGGCGCGACTTGCAATTGCGACGTGCCGAGCTTGCGTTTCTGCATGACATCTCCACGAGCAAAGGAAGCGGGCCATCAAGGATACGCCGTCTTCCCGATCGTCACAGACGCCCCCGGCAGCGTGCCGCCCGCATCCATGCGCCCCCAAATTTCGCAAGATCGCCCCTAAAGTTTTCTTCTGACCACGCCGTCAACCAGGACAGGCGGCGACGCAATGCACACAGTAAGGCGCGACGCCGAGCCAAAACAGCCTCCTACATCCGAGGCGTTTTACAAACGAGGACGCAAAATGCTGAATATCAACACCAACATCGCTTCGCTGACCGCGCAGAACAACCTGTCGGGTTCGCAAAGCGCACTGTCGCAGGCGATCAACCGCCTGTCGTCGGGCAAGCGTGTGAACACCGCTGCCGACGACGCGGCAGGTCTCGCGATTTCGACGACGCAAACGGCGTCGATCAACGCGCTGACGCAAGGTGCTGCCAACGCCAACAACGGCATCTCGATGGTGCAAACCACGAACGGCGCACTGCAGTCGGTCGTCGACAACCTGCAACGTATCCGCCAGCTGGCAGTGGAAGCAGGCGACGGCTCGCTCGACTCGAACGCACTGGCTAACCTCCAGTCGGAAGTGTCGACCCGTCTGACGGAAATCACGCGCGTTGCGCAACAAACGACGTTCAACGGCCAGTCCGTCCTGAACGGTATCGGTTCGGTCAACTTCCAGATCGGCGCGTTCAACGGCCAGCAGATCACGGCAAACTTCGGTTCGCAGAAGTGGGACGCGTCCAGCCTCGGCGTGAGCGGCGTGTCGGTTTCGACGGCTTCGGGCGCTCAGGCAGCAATGAGCACGATCGACACGGTTCTGACGAGCGTGAATACGTTCCAGGCAACGCTGGGCGCAACGCAGAACACGTTCCAGGCTGCAATCTCGACGACGAACACGCAAGCAACGAACATGAGCGCAGCACGTTCGCAGATCACCGACGCAGACTTCGCGACGGAAACGGCGAACCTGTCGAAGGCTCAGGTTCTGCAACAAGCTGGTATCTCGGTTCTGGCGCAAGCGAACTCGATGCCCCAGCAAGTTCTGAAGCTCCTCCAGTAAGAGTAACGACAGACGGCGCGCAGTCCGGCGCCGCACCCGAAGCCGCGGCTCTCGCCCGGCTTCGGCGAATAAAAAAACAGCTGTATCGCATGCCTGGGAGGTTCGCCTCCCATCATGCATTTGAACGCCGAGAACCCAACGCAGTCCGTTTCGCCAATCGGAGCACCGCATGACCACCACGTCGACTTCGACTTCATCCACTGACGTCACTTCCCTGCTACAGCAGGCAGCGCAGTCCATCATCAGCGGCTCGACCAAGTCGACCCTCGATGTGAATTCACTGGTGTCGGCGCTCGTGACGGCGAAGACTGCGGCGCAATCGTCGGCGATCACGACCAAGCAGACCTCGGACAACGCCGAGCTCTCCGCAATCGGCAAGATCAAATCGGCGCTTTCGTCGCTGCAGACGGCAATCAGCGGCCTGTCCGACGGCACGGCGCTCAATCAGCTCGCAGTCGCCGTCAGCGGCACGGGCGTCACGGCATCGACGGCAACCGGCAAGGGCGCGGTGGCAGGCAACTACACGTTGGCCGTCACCAATATTGCGACCGCCAACAAGATTTCTTCGCAGGCTTACGCCTCGGGCGCGAGCCTCGGCAGCGGCACGCTGACGGTCGGTGTGGGCAGCAACTCCATGCAGATCAACGTGTCGTCGACGGACACGCTGGCGACCATCGCCAACTCGATCAACACGGCGAACAACAATCCTGGCGTCTCGGCAGCCGTCATCACGGCAGCGGACGGCCAGCATCTGGTGCTGACCTCGACGGCGACGGGCGCGGCCAACACCGTGTCGGTTTCGGCAGGCGCGGGCCTCAGCTCCGGCCTGAACACGGCCAGCTTCACGCAGGTCACGGCAGGCAAGGACGCAAACTTTTCGATCGACGGCAACGCGATCACCAGCTCGACGAACGTCATCACGTCGGCGCTGACGGGCGTGAACATCGACATCTCGAACGCGACCGCGAACAGCACGCAGACCATCTCGATCACGAACGACACGTCGGCGTCGGAAAAGTCCATCAACGCCTTCGTCACCGCGTACAACAACTACGTCACGACGGCCACGGGCCTGACGTGGGACTCGACGCAGGCGACGGGCTCGCAGGCCGGCCCGCTGCTCGGCGACTCGATGACGAACACGATCACGAACACGCTCGGCGCGCTGGTCGGCGGCGGCATCAGCGTCGGCGGCAAGACGATCAGCCTGTCGTCGATCGGCATCAACCTGCAACACGACGGCACGTTGTCCGTCGATTCGACGACGCTGGAAAATGCGCTGTCGAGCAACAGTTCCACCGTCGCGGCCGCGTTCAACACGACGAACGGCATGGGCGTGACGCTGAACAACTTCATCAACACGTACACGCAGTCGAGCGGCACGATCGATCAGCGCACGCAGGCGCTGAACACCGACCTGAGCAATCTGTCGGATCAGGCCACGCAGCTCACGAACTATCAGAGCACGCTGACCGATCAGTACAACGCGCAGTTCTCGGCGCTGAACACGCTGATGACGACGATGCAGAACAACACGGCCTACCTGAACCAGCTGTTCGGCGGAGGCGGCCTGTCGGGCTCGCTGAACTCGAAGTAACGCGGATACCCGCTAAACGGAACTCATGATGAACGATTCGCTGACCCGCGCACTGGATTTGACCCGCGCTCTCGAAGACGCGGTTTCGCAACAAGACTGGCCGCGCGCGTCGGCGATCGTCGAAGAGCGCTCGCCGCTGCTGATGTCGCTGAGCCCGCAGCAAACGCCCGAAGCACTGGAAAAGATCCGCATGATCCAGCATATCGACGCAGGGATCAGCATGCATGCGCGCAACGGCATGGACCGCCTCACCGAGCGTCACGGCGACGCGCTTCGCCGCATCAAGTCGGTGAGCCTGTATCACACGACGGGCATGCTCTGAGTTATCGAATCTGAAGAACGCCGCGCGCCGTAGTCAACAAGAACTGCGCGGATTGATAAAGCTGCAGCGATGCAGCTTTTTTTTCACCTGTACAAAAGCAAATGTCCGCATTGCGCCGCGCAGGCGCAATGCGGACATCGAGACTGATTTCAGTTGCCGCTTTCTTCGTACGCGCTCCACATGCCTTCTAGCGCATCTTCGAAGTTGCGCGCGAAGCGGTGCGCATCGCACATCGGTGAAGCGAGCACA
This genomic interval from Paraburkholderia sabiae contains the following:
- the fliD gene encoding flagellar filament capping protein FliD; amino-acid sequence: MTTTSTSTSSTDVTSLLQQAAQSIISGSTKSTLDVNSLVSALVTAKTAAQSSAITTKQTSDNAELSAIGKIKSALSSLQTAISGLSDGTALNQLAVAVSGTGVTASTATGKGAVAGNYTLAVTNIATANKISSQAYASGASLGSGTLTVGVGSNSMQINVSSTDTLATIANSINTANNNPGVSAAVITAADGQHLVLTSTATGAANTVSVSAGAGLSSGLNTASFTQVTAGKDANFSIDGNAITSSTNVITSALTGVNIDISNATANSTQTISITNDTSASEKSINAFVTAYNNYVTTATGLTWDSTQATGSQAGPLLGDSMTNTITNTLGALVGGGISVGGKTISLSSIGINLQHDGTLSVDSTTLENALSSNSSTVAAAFNTTNGMGVTLNNFINTYTQSSGTIDQRTQALNTDLSNLSDQATQLTNYQSTLTDQYNAQFSALNTLMTTMQNNTAYLNQLFGGGGLSGSLNSK
- a CDS encoding aldo/keto reductase, whose product is MQKRKLGTSQLQVAPLMFGGNVFGWTADEATSFSILDAFADAGLNFIDTADVYSAWVPGNQGGESETIIGKWFAKSGKRDRIVLSTKVGMLGNRKGLSAGNIRAAVEDSLRRLQTDYIDVYFSHLDDEEAPLAETLGAYQQLIEAGKVRVIGASNYGGARLQEALQIARDNGLPQYQVIQPEYNLYDRAAYETDLEPIALAERLGVVCYYSLASGFLSGKYRSRDDLSKSARGRKVEAYLNERGFAILDALEEVAGRHGSTPASVALAWLIARSSITAPIASATSVEQLESLVEAVHLTLTDADLRALNDASA
- a CDS encoding flagellin domain-containing protein; this translates as MLNINTNIASLTAQNNLSGSQSALSQAINRLSSGKRVNTAADDAAGLAISTTQTASINALTQGAANANNGISMVQTTNGALQSVVDNLQRIRQLAVEAGDGSLDSNALANLQSEVSTRLTEITRVAQQTTFNGQSVLNGIGSVNFQIGAFNGQQITANFGSQKWDASSLGVSGVSVSTASGAQAAMSTIDTVLTSVNTFQATLGATQNTFQAAISTTNTQATNMSAARSQITDADFATETANLSKAQVLQQAGISVLAQANSMPQQVLKLLQ
- a CDS encoding flagellar protein FliT, which produces MMNDSLTRALDLTRALEDAVSQQDWPRASAIVEERSPLLMSLSPQQTPEALEKIRMIQHIDAGISMHARNGMDRLTERHGDALRRIKSVSLYHTTGML